GCGCCGGGGCAGCAGTTCAAAGCCTTTGGCGGCGTCGGACCGCTTGACGATCTCCAGGGTCCATGTCCCGATCTGGGCCAAAGCGGTTTCCAGTTTGGGTCCAGCGTAGCCGCCATCCGCGAAGACGTGGCGAAGCCAAGGGTAGGGTGTGCGAACGGAGGCGAGGAGCGCCGGGGCGCCATCACGGTCCTGGATGTCGGCGGCATGAACGATGGCGGCGACCAGCAAGCCATTGGTGTCGGTCAACACAGTACGCATCCGGTGAGTGACGCGGGTGCGGATCGAATCGTTCAGCGTGCTGCTCGGTGGATTTGGATGAGTTCCTTAAGGCTTTCGACGCCATCTTCGGTCAGGGCATGGAACCACTGCTCGCCTGGGCCGTACCCCTCCGCCGAGCGCCGCCTTGTGACCGAGCGGGGAAGCTGAATCATTGTGCCTGTCCCTATGGCTATCCCTATGGCAGTCCCTATGACTATCCAACGCGTCGAGGTGATCACGGGCCAGGAGCGGCGGCGGCAGTTCAGCGACGAGGAGAAGCTGCGGCTGGTCGAAGAGGCGTTCCAGCCGGGCGTCAAGGCGACCGAAGTCGCCCGGCGCCTGGGCGTGGACGTCAGCCTGCTGTACCGCTGGCGCCGCCAGTTCTTCGGTCAGCAGCCCCGGCTGCCCGCCTTCATGCCGATCACCGTCGCCACCGACGCTCCGGCACCGGAGGAGGTGGCAGAGCCGACAGCGGCGCCAGCGGCCCCACCAGCCGGTCTCATCGAGGTCGAATTCGCGACGGCGCGCTTGCGCATCACCGGCCCGGTCGATCCGGCCCTGGTCGGCACGGTGATCGCCGCGCTGTCGGGACGGTCGGCATGATCCCGGTCCCCTCGGGCGTTCGGGTCTGGCTGGCGGGCGGGGTCACCGACATGCGCTGCGGGATGAACTCTCTGGCGCTGAAGGTCCAGGAGGGTCTTGGCCGCGATCCCCATGCCGGCGATTTATACGTTTTCCGTGGGCGTCGCGGTGACATGGTGAAGTGCCTGTGGCATGACGGGCTCGGCATGTCGCTGTACGCCAAGAGGCTTGAACGGGGCCGTTTCATCTGGCCCAGCCCGGCCAGCGGAGCCGTGGCCATTTCCGCGTCCCAGTTCGCGTATCTGCTCGACGCCATCGACTGGCGCAATCCGCAGCAGACTTGGAGACCGCGCTCGGCCGGATAGGCTGCGGCACAGTGAATCAACCCGCCGCTCTCCGGCGGGAAGAGCGAGGATCGGTGCGGGTTTCCGGGTACAATCCGGCCCCATGGACGCCCTGCCCGACACCATCGACGCCCTGCGCGCCGCGCTGATCGAAGCGCGGGGCCGAGCTGCGTTGGCCGAGGCGGACGCCGCCCAGGCGCGGGCCGAACGGTCCGGCGACCAGGCGCTGATCGCCACCCTGAAGCTCCAGATCGAGAAGCTCCAGCGCGACCTCTACG
This region of Azospirillum sp. B510 genomic DNA includes:
- a CDS encoding IS66-like element accessory protein TnpA, whose product is MTIQRVEVITGQERRRQFSDEEKLRLVEEAFQPGVKATEVARRLGVDVSLLYRWRRQFFGQQPRLPAFMPITVATDAPAPEEVAEPTAAPAAPPAGLIEVEFATARLRITGPVDPALVGTVIAALSGRSA
- the tnpB gene encoding IS66 family insertion sequence element accessory protein TnpB (TnpB, as the term is used for proteins encoded by IS66 family insertion elements, is considered an accessory protein, since TnpC, encoded by a neighboring gene, is a DDE family transposase.), whose amino-acid sequence is MIPVPSGVRVWLAGGVTDMRCGMNSLALKVQEGLGRDPHAGDLYVFRGRRGDMVKCLWHDGLGMSLYAKRLERGRFIWPSPASGAVAISASQFAYLLDAIDWRNPQQTWRPRSAG